Proteins encoded together in one Thermomonospora curvata DSM 43183 window:
- a CDS encoding VOC family protein, translating to MRVAYIVIYTDALEECRVFYAGLGIRFRKERHEDGPVHHAAVLEDGAVIELYPAAGKPPTGRLRLGFTVRRSTTSLPLGPGRHVLRDPEGRTVELEVIE from the coding sequence ATGCGCGTCGCCTACATCGTGATCTACACCGATGCTCTTGAGGAGTGCCGTGTGTTTTACGCCGGGCTCGGCATTCGCTTTCGCAAGGAGCGGCATGAAGACGGGCCGGTCCATCATGCCGCGGTCTTGGAAGACGGAGCCGTGATCGAGCTGTATCCGGCGGCCGGTAAGCCCCCTACGGGCCGGTTGAGACTGGGCTTCACTGTGCGGCGTTCGACCACGTCGTTGCCGCTGGGACCGGGGCGGCACGTCCTGCGCGACCCCGAGGGCCGCACCGTCGAACTGGAAGTGATCGAGTGA
- a CDS encoding PD-(D/E)XK nuclease family protein: MAAIPGPRLLRGVRRRQRLRPARRGGDRHRGTGGPAPEPAVRQPGRQGPAAARRDRLRPPLPAGEGATLRQTMFSEQPVEIHPAPGVTVTGRVDLIKRLDTEEVSVVDFKSSERAQAEDVSLAQLHLYALGYRELTGADADLVEVHNLDEEGSSLREEVDTGLLNDLTRRVTEVGRSLRDNDLRRLPRWCATCTSCDFAGICRDRTDTSG; encoded by the coding sequence GTGGCTGCAATACCAGGCCCCCGGCTACTACGAGGAGTTCGACGGCGACAACGGCTACGCCCAGCCCGACGCGGTGGTGATCGCCACCGAGGAACTGGTGGACCGGCACCTGAACCTGCCGTTCGCCAACCCGGCCGCCAAGGCCCGGCTGCGGCCCGCCGCGATCGCCTCCGTCCGCCGCTACCTGCGGGAGAAGGGGCGACCCTGCGCCAGACCATGTTCTCCGAGCAACCGGTCGAGATCCACCCCGCTCCCGGCGTCACCGTCACCGGCCGGGTCGACCTCATCAAGCGGCTGGACACCGAAGAGGTCTCGGTCGTGGACTTCAAATCCAGCGAACGCGCCCAGGCCGAAGACGTCTCCCTCGCCCAGCTCCACCTGTACGCCCTGGGCTATCGGGAGCTCACTGGCGCCGACGCCGATCTGGTGGAAGTCCACAACCTCGACGAGGAGGGCAGCTCACTGCGCGAGGAGGTCGACACAGGCTTGCTGAACGACCTGACCCGCCGCGTCACCGAGGTCGGCAGGTCCCTGCGCGACAACGACCTGCGTCGCCTCCCCCGCTGGTGCGCCACCTGCACCTCCTGCGACTTCGCCGGCATCTGCCGCGACAGAACGGACACCTCTGGGTGA
- a CDS encoding PIN domain-containing protein: MAFVVVYDACVLYGNTQRDLLIRIAQSGLVQAKWTNAILDELQKNLTAGRPDIPVEKLIRLRTLMNRAVPDALVEGYEPLIEALKLPDLEDRHVLAAAIKAQAQVIVTSNLRDFPADMLEPWNVEAKSPDDFVLDQIDFDDRVVWACVQQIVDSRNNPPETVEDVLDALERAGLVESVAALRTRSHRGFSTRGL; the protein is encoded by the coding sequence ATGGCGTTCGTGGTGGTCTACGATGCCTGCGTTCTGTACGGCAACACGCAACGCGACCTGCTGATCCGCATTGCCCAGTCGGGGCTGGTCCAGGCCAAGTGGACGAACGCCATTCTCGATGAGCTGCAAAAGAACCTGACCGCCGGCCGTCCGGACATTCCTGTGGAGAAACTGATCAGGTTGCGCACCCTGATGAACCGGGCGGTCCCCGATGCCCTCGTCGAGGGTTACGAACCGCTCATCGAGGCGCTGAAACTCCCCGATCTCGAAGACCGGCATGTCCTGGCCGCCGCGATCAAGGCTCAGGCCCAGGTGATCGTCACCTCGAACCTTCGAGATTTCCCGGCCGACATGCTGGAACCCTGGAACGTGGAGGCCAAAAGCCCCGACGACTTCGTCCTCGATCAGATCGACTTCGACGACCGGGTCGTGTGGGCGTGCGTCCAGCAGATCGTCGACTCACGGAACAACCCGCCTGAAACGGTCGAGGATGTGCTGGACGCTCTCGAACGCGCCGGCCTGGTCGAGTCCGTCGCGGCCTTGCGGACACGAAGTCATCGGGGTTTTTCAACACGCGGCCTTTGA
- a CDS encoding SDR family oxidoreductase, producing the protein MTIAIIGATGQLGGHTVDALLARGVPAGDILALGRNTDRLAALAERGLRTATVDVDDIDGTAATLTGADKLLLISFDSVGARVAQHANAIEAARRAGVNHLVYTSVLHAPTTRLRLAADHKATEERITASGIPATFLRNGWYTENHLPDFSAARERGVIANSVGPGRIATAPRKDYAEAAAVVLTTPGHEGKAYELSGDVAWNFAEFAATAQELLGTPVRYQELTPEAEREQLLAAGLDEGTADFVVGLNADLRAGAIADTPGDLARLIGRPTEPLAETMKTWL; encoded by the coding sequence ATGACCATCGCGATCATCGGCGCCACCGGACAGCTCGGCGGCCACACCGTCGATGCCCTGCTCGCCCGCGGCGTCCCCGCGGGCGACATCCTGGCCCTCGGCCGCAACACCGACCGTCTCGCCGCGCTCGCCGAACGCGGGCTGCGCACCGCCACCGTCGACGTGGACGACATCGACGGCACCGCCGCCACCCTCACCGGGGCCGACAAACTGCTCCTGATCTCCTTCGACAGCGTGGGCGCCCGCGTGGCCCAGCACGCGAACGCCATCGAGGCCGCCCGCCGGGCCGGCGTGAACCACCTGGTGTACACCTCGGTCCTGCACGCCCCGACCACGCGTCTTCGGCTCGCCGCCGACCACAAGGCCACCGAGGAACGCATCACCGCCTCCGGCATCCCCGCGACCTTCCTGCGCAACGGCTGGTACACCGAAAACCACCTGCCGGACTTCTCCGCGGCCCGCGAACGCGGCGTCATCGCCAACAGCGTCGGCCCCGGCCGCATCGCCACCGCCCCGCGCAAGGACTACGCCGAGGCCGCCGCCGTCGTCCTCACCACCCCCGGCCACGAGGGCAAGGCGTATGAGCTGTCCGGCGACGTCGCATGGAACTTCGCGGAGTTCGCCGCCACCGCCCAGGAGCTGCTCGGCACCCCGGTGCGCTACCAGGAACTCACCCCCGAGGCCGAACGCGAGCAGCTGCTCGCGGCCGGCCTCGACGAGGGCACCGCGGACTTCGTGGTCGGCCTCAACGCCGACCTGCGCGCGGGCGCCATCGCCGACACGCCCGGCGACCTGGCCCGCCTCATCGGCCGGCCCACCGAGCCGCTGGCCGAGACCATGAAGACCTGGCTTTGA
- a CDS encoding serine/threonine-protein kinase, protein MEPLQPTDPRQIGPYRLSARLGSGAMGQVYLGRSPGGRPVAVKVIHPAVAAKPNFRARFAREVEAARRVGGFYTAQVVDADPAADPPWLVTAYVPGLSLQEIVAEHGGLPLNALTRLGAGLAEGLAAVHACGLVHRDLKPSNVIVAPDGPRIIDFGIVRALDASTVTATGAFVGTPAYASPEQTRGEPPGPASDVFSFGCVLAFAACGHGPFDAGSLAAVVHKILHQEPDLRRVPAPLRSLIADCLAKDPAARPGVPQLLQRLGGRATITAGWLPPAVASMIADRSTLPEEPPAVTAAPPGPARPAHPVRRRRWRTVALAGVPVLLVATGAAGTTWWRAASSDSGSRSVAVASAVPSVAAALSPAGTAAPQRSAAAEPAGDHPSSTASPPAGAPSSAAPRGERSRAPRQRPGPSQQPVPPAWANCRVYAPVEKDKVAISPCIRATKSGLDMIVNVKALEPQGTPGPVTVWVWIANDKNTKYRASLHKCRMRLKSEEDEGSCGPYSFTPPGPGIYHSAAATSTVDQELPPSWPPQWTGTCSASLRWPA, encoded by the coding sequence ATGGAACCCCTCCAGCCCACCGACCCGCGGCAGATCGGCCCGTACCGGCTCTCGGCGCGCCTGGGCAGCGGCGCCATGGGCCAGGTCTATCTGGGACGCTCGCCGGGAGGCCGCCCGGTCGCGGTGAAGGTCATCCACCCGGCCGTCGCCGCCAAGCCGAACTTCCGCGCCCGGTTCGCCCGCGAGGTGGAGGCCGCGCGGCGGGTCGGCGGGTTCTACACCGCCCAGGTCGTCGACGCCGATCCGGCCGCCGACCCGCCCTGGCTGGTCACCGCCTATGTGCCGGGCCTGTCGCTGCAGGAGATCGTGGCCGAGCACGGCGGGCTGCCGCTGAACGCGCTGACGCGGCTGGGGGCGGGCCTGGCCGAGGGGCTGGCCGCGGTGCACGCCTGCGGGCTGGTGCACCGCGATCTCAAGCCCAGCAACGTGATCGTGGCCCCCGACGGCCCCCGGATCATCGACTTCGGCATCGTGCGCGCCCTGGACGCCTCCACGGTGACCGCGACGGGCGCCTTCGTGGGGACCCCGGCCTATGCCTCGCCCGAGCAGACCCGCGGCGAGCCGCCCGGGCCGGCCAGTGACGTGTTCTCCTTCGGCTGCGTGCTGGCCTTCGCCGCCTGCGGGCACGGCCCGTTCGACGCCGGTTCCCTGGCGGCCGTGGTCCACAAGATCCTGCACCAGGAGCCCGATCTGAGGCGGGTGCCCGCGCCGCTGCGGAGCCTGATCGCCGACTGCCTGGCCAAGGACCCGGCCGCCCGGCCCGGCGTGCCGCAGCTGCTGCAGCGGCTCGGGGGACGGGCGACCATCACCGCCGGCTGGCTGCCGCCGGCGGTCGCCTCGATGATCGCCGACAGGTCGACGCTGCCGGAGGAGCCGCCCGCCGTCACGGCCGCGCCCCCCGGGCCTGCGCGGCCCGCTCACCCCGTGCGGCGCCGCAGGTGGCGGACGGTCGCCTTGGCGGGCGTCCCGGTGCTGCTGGTCGCCACCGGCGCGGCGGGCACGACGTGGTGGCGGGCGGCCTCCTCCGACTCCGGCTCGCGTTCGGTGGCCGTGGCCTCCGCGGTGCCGTCCGTCGCCGCGGCGCTCTCCCCGGCCGGGACGGCCGCGCCGCAACGATCGGCGGCGGCGGAGCCGGCAGGCGATCACCCCTCCTCCACCGCATCCCCGCCGGCCGGCGCTCCCTCGTCAGCGGCTCCGCGCGGGGAGCGTTCCCGGGCGCCGCGGCAGCGGCCCGGCCCGTCCCAGCAGCCCGTCCCGCCCGCCTGGGCGAACTGCCGCGTCTACGCGCCGGTCGAAAAGGACAAGGTCGCCATCAGCCCGTGCATCCGCGCCACCAAGAGCGGGCTGGACATGATCGTGAACGTCAAGGCGCTGGAACCGCAGGGCACCCCGGGACCGGTCACCGTCTGGGTGTGGATCGCCAACGACAAGAACACCAAATACCGGGCCAGCCTGCATAAATGCCGGATGAGGCTGAAATCGGAGGAGGACGAGGGAAGCTGCGGCCCCTACTCCTTCACCCCGCCCGGGCCGGGGATTTATCACTCGGCCGCCGCGACCTCCACGGTCGACCAGGAGCTTCCTCCGAGCTGGCCGCCGCAGTGGACCGGGACGTGCAGCGCTTCCCTGCGCTGGCCCGCCTGA
- a CDS encoding ATP-binding protein, with protein sequence MGRVARPGRRPSPVPDPDSPLGRFAQGLRELRDQAGDPSYEALARETEQLGSPYSATSLRNAASGRTRPSWDVTEMFVRACVAFARKHPRRADSAAGEWKTDDLLAIWTARWQAISLSGEPAAAQPGARSPDRFAAGAPGRLPATLTRFVGREAELATGLRLLSESRLVTLTGIGGVGKTRLALHLAEAVAVRFPGGVHLVELAELTEPTMVDRAVATALGVQTEAERTPLEAMAEALRGRRTLLVLDNCEHLLEATAALTRALLHAVPQLRVLATSRQPLNEAGEQVLAVDPLPLPHRDGSAEQCCSAAVELFVDRAKAAVPDFRLTDANREAVVRVCRMLEGLPLALELAARRLRLLTVQELAERLDQRFALLGAAGADRTAPPRHRTLRAVFDWSHELCSAEERAAWERLSVCAGTVSLADAEALCADQRPAAQPALEAIAGLVDKSLLTRIEVRGRTRLRMLETVRMYGREHLAASGRDEQARRRHLEHYLGLARRAEDEYASPRQCRRLLRLREEHANLRQAFRYALADEQPSPLLFEGARALWLYWIACGNVGEGVHWMRRLSERFPEPPRPDLTTAWCWAMWAAAFALLLQGDHGGCAAFLDRVESVASRAGDGGAEWAGLQAAVHQQRGLSALFRGDTERAERHSHEALRFGGHRPGLLTTQQALAQIGLSAAVRGAGEEAVHFIRRAIELSEECGETWHRSYLLWTLAIAYTEEGRAREAVPLLRQSLDFKMQLGDLLGMATVSETLAWVLAQSGDPHTAALLLGAAHTTWRPAGAPQLWGFSHLVRYRDRGVQQIRRMLGEASFEKSYRAGERLGLDQALSQALGKRFPG encoded by the coding sequence ATGGGGCGGGTGGCGCGTCCCGGGCGACGGCCTTCCCCCGTTCCCGACCCCGACAGCCCGCTGGGAAGGTTCGCCCAAGGGCTGCGCGAGCTGCGGGATCAGGCGGGGGATCCGAGCTATGAGGCGCTGGCCCGGGAGACCGAACAGCTGGGCTCTCCGTACTCGGCGACCTCGCTGCGCAACGCCGCCTCCGGACGCACCCGGCCGTCCTGGGACGTCACCGAGATGTTCGTGCGGGCCTGCGTCGCCTTCGCCCGCAAACACCCCCGCCGCGCCGACAGCGCCGCGGGGGAATGGAAGACCGACGACCTGCTGGCGATCTGGACGGCGCGCTGGCAGGCGATCTCACTGTCCGGCGAGCCGGCCGCCGCCCAGCCGGGCGCCCGCTCCCCCGACCGGTTCGCCGCAGGCGCGCCCGGCAGGCTGCCGGCGACGCTGACCAGGTTCGTGGGACGGGAAGCGGAACTGGCCACCGGGCTGCGGCTGCTGTCGGAAAGCCGCCTGGTGACCTTGACCGGGATCGGCGGGGTCGGCAAGACCCGGCTGGCGCTGCACCTGGCCGAGGCCGTCGCCGTGCGCTTTCCCGGCGGCGTCCACCTGGTGGAGCTGGCGGAGCTGACCGAACCGACGATGGTGGACCGCGCCGTGGCCACCGCGCTCGGCGTCCAGACCGAGGCCGAGCGGACCCCGCTGGAGGCCATGGCCGAGGCGCTGCGCGGGCGGCGGACGCTGCTGGTGCTCGACAACTGCGAGCACCTGCTGGAGGCGACCGCCGCGCTGACGCGCGCCCTGCTGCACGCCGTGCCGCAGCTGCGCGTGCTGGCCACCAGCCGGCAGCCGCTGAACGAGGCGGGCGAGCAGGTGCTGGCGGTCGATCCGCTGCCGCTGCCGCACCGGGACGGCTCGGCGGAGCAGTGCTGCTCGGCGGCGGTGGAACTGTTCGTCGACCGGGCCAAGGCGGCGGTGCCGGACTTCCGCCTCACCGACGCCAACCGGGAGGCGGTGGTGCGGGTGTGCCGCATGCTGGAGGGCCTGCCGCTGGCGCTGGAGCTGGCCGCGCGCCGGCTGCGCCTGCTGACCGTCCAGGAGCTGGCCGAACGGCTCGACCAGCGGTTCGCCCTGCTGGGCGCGGCGGGCGCCGACCGCACCGCGCCGCCGCGGCACCGGACGCTGCGGGCGGTGTTCGACTGGAGCCACGAACTGTGCTCGGCCGAGGAACGGGCGGCCTGGGAGCGGCTGTCGGTGTGCGCCGGCACCGTGTCGCTGGCCGACGCCGAGGCGCTGTGCGCCGACCAGCGGCCCGCCGCCCAGCCCGCCCTGGAGGCGATCGCCGGGCTGGTGGACAAGTCGCTGCTGACCCGGATCGAGGTGCGGGGACGGACCCGGCTGCGCATGCTGGAGACCGTCCGCATGTACGGGCGGGAGCACCTGGCCGCCTCCGGCCGGGACGAGCAGGCCCGGCGCCGGCACCTGGAGCACTACCTGGGCCTTGCCCGGCGGGCCGAGGACGAGTACGCCTCGCCCCGGCAGTGCCGGCGGCTGCTGCGGCTGCGGGAGGAGCACGCCAACCTGCGGCAGGCGTTCCGCTACGCGCTGGCCGACGAGCAGCCCTCCCCGCTGCTTTTCGAGGGCGCCCGCGCATTGTGGCTGTACTGGATCGCCTGCGGGAACGTGGGCGAGGGCGTGCACTGGATGCGCCGGCTGAGCGAACGGTTCCCCGAGCCGCCCCGTCCCGACCTGACCACCGCCTGGTGCTGGGCGATGTGGGCGGCGGCGTTCGCGTTGCTGCTGCAGGGCGACCACGGCGGCTGCGCCGCGTTCTTGGACCGCGTGGAGTCGGTCGCCTCCCGGGCCGGCGACGGCGGCGCCGAGTGGGCCGGGCTGCAGGCCGCCGTCCACCAGCAGCGCGGCCTGTCGGCGCTGTTCCGCGGCGACACCGAGCGGGCCGAGCGGCATTCGCACGAGGCCCTGCGCTTCGGCGGGCACCGTCCCGGGCTGCTCACCACCCAGCAGGCGCTGGCCCAGATCGGGCTGTCGGCGGCGGTGCGGGGAGCCGGGGAGGAGGCGGTGCACTTCATCCGGCGGGCGATCGAGCTGTCGGAAGAGTGCGGCGAGACCTGGCACCGCTCCTACCTGCTGTGGACGCTGGCCATCGCCTATACCGAAGAGGGCCGCGCCCGGGAGGCCGTCCCCCTGCTGCGGCAGAGCCTGGACTTCAAGATGCAGCTCGGCGACCTGCTGGGCATGGCCACGGTGAGCGAAACCCTCGCCTGGGTGCTGGCGCAAAGCGGCGACCCGCACACCGCGGCTTTGCTGCTGGGGGCGGCCCACACCACCTGGCGTCCGGCCGGAGCTCCCCAGCTGTGGGGGTTTTCGCACCTGGTGCGGTACCGCGACCGCGGCGTCCAGCAGATCCGGCGGATGCTCGGCGAGGCTTCCTTTGAGAAGTCCTACCGTGCCGGGGAACGGCTGGGCTTGGATCAGGCCCTGTCGCAAGCGCTCGGCAAACGGTTCCCCGGCTGA
- a CDS encoding cutinase family protein, with protein sequence MRSFTSAAFRLIARVTALAGVAAGGLVALATTSPAAAACSEVEMVAARGTFEPGRLGVIVGDPVFRALQGELRGTDLTSYPVDYPADASPTSPRQGVQDLVRHVTQQARECPNQKFVLVGYSQGASVVNGAIGTGVVGGATELPREVRPQIAAVLLFGNPARLGPGEPDTGEFADRTLDICNQGDPVCGAGVNIAAHLAYRSEAGRAAQFAAQKIRGAGAAEEGADRRAGGIFGR encoded by the coding sequence ATGCGTTCCTTCACGTCCGCCGCCTTCCGTCTCATCGCCAGGGTGACCGCGCTCGCGGGGGTGGCGGCCGGCGGCCTGGTCGCCCTGGCGACGACCTCCCCGGCCGCCGCGGCGTGCTCGGAGGTGGAGATGGTCGCCGCCCGGGGAACCTTCGAACCCGGGCGGCTGGGGGTGATCGTCGGCGACCCGGTCTTCCGGGCGTTGCAGGGCGAGCTGCGCGGCACGGACCTGACCTCCTACCCGGTGGACTACCCGGCCGACGCCAGCCCCACCTCGCCCCGGCAGGGCGTGCAGGACCTGGTGCGGCACGTCACCCAGCAGGCCCGTGAATGCCCGAACCAGAAGTTCGTCCTGGTCGGCTACTCCCAGGGCGCCAGCGTGGTGAACGGCGCCATCGGCACCGGCGTCGTGGGCGGCGCCACCGAGCTGCCCCGCGAGGTCCGTCCGCAGATCGCGGCCGTCCTGCTGTTCGGCAACCCGGCCCGGCTGGGCCCCGGCGAGCCGGACACCGGTGAGTTCGCCGACCGCACCCTCGACATCTGCAACCAGGGCGACCCGGTGTGCGGCGCGGGCGTCAACATCGCGGCCCACCTGGCCTACCGTTCCGAGGCCGGCCGGGCCGCCCAGTTCGCCGCGCAGAAGATCCGCGGCGCCGGCGCCGCCGAGGAGGGCGCCGACCGCCGGGCGGGCGGCATCTTCGGCCGCTGA
- a CDS encoding TetR/AcrR family transcriptional regulator yields the protein MASAKVPRDDVLEPDTGRRSGCGLRADAERNRDRILAAARRLYAAEGLDVPMAAIAREAGVGKATLSRRFATREDLITAVFADRMDAYLTAVTEALADPDPWHGFVRYVYAVCAMQAADRGFAEVLTMTFPTAKALESRRDRAYRGFLELIARAKATGHLREDFTDRDLPILLMANAGVIAATADAAPDAWRRLVGHMLRSYATPGAPLPPLPDAPDPQALYRAMIRIARSSPCNAPDRS from the coding sequence ATGGCCTCCGCGAAGGTCCCCCGGGACGACGTCCTCGAGCCGGACACCGGCAGGCGCTCCGGGTGCGGGCTGCGGGCCGACGCCGAACGCAACCGCGACCGGATCCTGGCCGCCGCCCGCCGCCTGTACGCCGCCGAAGGGCTCGACGTGCCGATGGCGGCGATCGCCCGCGAGGCCGGCGTGGGCAAGGCCACCCTGTCCCGGCGCTTCGCCACCCGCGAAGACCTCATCACCGCGGTCTTCGCCGACCGCATGGACGCCTACCTCACCGCCGTCACCGAGGCCCTGGCCGACCCCGACCCCTGGCACGGCTTCGTCCGCTACGTCTACGCCGTATGCGCCATGCAGGCCGCCGACCGCGGCTTCGCCGAGGTCCTCACCATGACCTTCCCCACCGCCAAGGCCCTGGAGTCCCGCCGCGACCGCGCCTACCGCGGCTTCCTCGAACTCATCGCCCGCGCCAAGGCCACCGGCCACCTGCGCGAGGACTTCACCGACCGCGACCTGCCCATCCTGTTGATGGCCAACGCCGGCGTCATCGCCGCCACCGCCGACGCCGCCCCCGACGCCTGGCGCCGCCTGGTAGGCCACATGCTCCGCTCCTACGCCACCCCCGGCGCCCCACTCCCCCCTCTCCCCGACGCCCCAGACCCCCAGGCCCTGTACCGCGCCATGATCCGCATCGCCCGCTCCTCCCCCTGCAACGCCCCCGACCGCTCCTGA
- a CDS encoding excisionase family DNA-binding protein, translating into MADVQVRRIEPGAVDTRQAARAVQRIKAYLQRNPHEQAIRVHAEIGEEEALVLPRQAVSLFAYILSQIAAGRGVSVVPSDAELTTQQAADLLNVSRPYLIGLLERGEIPFRRVGRHRRIRWDDLMDYKRKSEAQSRTAADELARLGQELGI; encoded by the coding sequence GTGGCAGACGTGCAGGTCAGGCGGATAGAGCCAGGAGCGGTCGATACCCGGCAGGCTGCGCGGGCCGTGCAGAGGATCAAGGCGTACCTTCAGCGCAATCCTCACGAGCAGGCCATCAGGGTGCATGCTGAGATCGGTGAAGAAGAGGCCTTGGTCCTGCCACGGCAGGCGGTGAGCTTGTTCGCCTACATCCTGTCCCAGATCGCCGCCGGGCGCGGGGTGTCGGTCGTTCCTTCAGATGCCGAACTGACCACGCAGCAGGCGGCCGATCTGTTGAACGTCTCCCGCCCTTATCTGATCGGGTTGCTGGAGAGGGGAGAGATCCCCTTCAGACGGGTCGGCCGACACCGTCGCATCAGATGGGACGACTTGATGGACTATAAGCGGAAGAGCGAGGCGCAAAGCCGCACGGCTGCCGACGAACTCGCCCGGCTCGGTCAGGAGCTGGGCATCTGA
- a CDS encoding cutinase family protein: MRIFPSRAKAAGLACAALAAAGAVVAVAPPAQAACADVSIISARGTGEPQEGSWLLQPMGERIRTGLTGLNTTYTELQYPARLTFDTSATEGVTNLVRLLNTSAQECPDQRYVLLGYSQGGGVVGDALLPNGQRIWGKNAPQVSSAASSRIAAIVMFGEMRFTASDPFNVGDFDPNKESIRPRPRGALNAYADRIRNYCVANDFVCQDPGSTLAHLRYFVNGMPRDGADFAVSKVRAALGR, from the coding sequence ATGCGGATCTTCCCCAGCCGTGCCAAGGCGGCCGGCCTGGCCTGCGCGGCGCTGGCCGCTGCCGGGGCCGTCGTCGCCGTCGCCCCACCCGCACAGGCGGCCTGCGCGGATGTGAGCATCATCTCCGCGCGCGGCACCGGTGAGCCCCAGGAGGGAAGCTGGCTGCTGCAGCCGATGGGGGAGCGGATCAGAACCGGGCTCACCGGGTTGAACACCACCTACACCGAGCTGCAGTACCCGGCCCGGCTCACTTTCGACACCAGCGCCACCGAGGGCGTGACCAACCTGGTGCGGCTGCTGAACACCTCCGCCCAGGAATGTCCGGACCAGCGTTACGTCCTGCTGGGCTACTCCCAGGGCGGCGGCGTGGTCGGCGACGCCCTGCTGCCGAACGGCCAGCGGATCTGGGGCAAGAACGCCCCGCAGGTCTCCTCGGCGGCCTCCTCACGGATCGCCGCGATCGTGATGTTCGGCGAGATGCGCTTCACCGCGAGCGACCCGTTCAACGTCGGCGACTTCGACCCGAACAAAGAGTCCATCCGGCCGCGTCCCCGGGGCGCGCTGAACGCCTACGCCGACCGGATCCGCAACTACTGCGTCGCCAACGACTTCGTCTGCCAGGACCCCGGCAGCACCCTCGCCCACCTGCGGTACTTCGTCAACGGCATGCCCCGTGACGGCGCGGACTTCGCCGTGTCGAAGGTCCGGGCCGCCCTGGGCCGGTGA
- a CDS encoding DoxX family protein: MNVFLWILQALLAVMFAMAGVMKSTRPKDRLAPKLPWVEDFPSGMVKFIGVAELAAALGLILPAATGIAPVLTPLAAAGLVIVMIGAMITHARRKEPQAIAFNVVLLILAAVVAWGRFGPYSL; this comes from the coding sequence ATGAACGTTTTCCTGTGGATCCTGCAGGCGCTCCTGGCCGTGATGTTCGCCATGGCCGGGGTGATGAAGTCCACCCGGCCCAAGGACAGGCTCGCCCCCAAGCTGCCGTGGGTGGAGGACTTCCCCTCCGGGATGGTCAAGTTCATCGGCGTCGCCGAACTGGCCGCGGCCCTCGGCCTGATCCTGCCGGCGGCCACCGGCATCGCCCCCGTCTTGACCCCGCTGGCGGCGGCCGGCCTGGTCATCGTGATGATCGGCGCCATGATCACCCACGCTCGCCGCAAGGAACCCCAGGCCATCGCCTTCAACGTCGTCCTGCTCATCCTCGCGGCCGTCGTCGCCTGGGGCCGCTTCGGTCCCTACTCCCTGTAG